From Desulfurobacterium pacificum, a single genomic window includes:
- a CDS encoding lysophospholipid acyltransferase family protein: MESLTKRYPWVKRTKAYWVWLNTVARAIAGLCRLKVEGRENVPDEGKVLLVSNHRSYLDPPLVAYAVKKRPVFFMAKAELFEMPILSSLIKHWGNGFPVKRGKADLTALKTALEILDKGELVCIFPEGQRAPAGKFLKAKWGAGLVALKAKAPIVPCLIEGSEKLIGKEKFFAGIPKVTIRFGKPFTIDLEDRKENYQKAADLLMEKIKELKGGNSSG; the protein is encoded by the coding sequence ATGGAAAGCTTAACTAAAAGATACCCATGGGTAAAAAGAACAAAAGCTTATTGGGTCTGGCTAAATACAGTAGCAAGAGCTATTGCGGGACTGTGCAGATTAAAAGTTGAAGGAAGAGAAAACGTTCCCGATGAAGGCAAAGTTCTTTTAGTTTCTAACCACAGGAGTTACCTTGACCCACCGTTAGTTGCATATGCGGTAAAGAAAAGACCTGTTTTTTTTATGGCAAAGGCGGAACTCTTTGAAATGCCTATTCTTTCTTCACTGATAAAACATTGGGGAAACGGGTTTCCTGTAAAGAGGGGAAAGGCAGACCTAACGGCTCTAAAAACGGCTCTTGAGATTTTAGATAAAGGCGAATTGGTATGCATATTTCCAGAAGGACAGAGAGCACCTGCAGGAAAATTCCTAAAAGCTAAATGGGGAGCAGGTTTAGTGGCTTTAAAGGCAAAAGCTCCAATAGTTCCCTGCTTAATAGAAGGAAGTGAGAAACTGATAGGAAAGGAAAAGTTCTTTGCCGGAATTCCAAAAGTAACCATTAGATTTGGCAAACCTTTTACCATAGATTTAGAGGATAGAAAAGAAAATTACCAGAAAGCAGCAGACTTACTCATGGAAAAGATAAAGGAGCTAAAGGGTGGAAATAGTAGTGGCTAA
- a CDS encoding glycosyltransferase — MKVLFSCVSLGIGGIERLVVDLYKFLKSNPDYGITPGILVLKRKSGFTEEVENNSDVFILSNEDKKIKTSSFSLYPKFRRIVKSFKPDIIHFNGYPSEFIGSLSSFNLPIKRISHIHNFHFIGGKKRIFKYKLLNPFLHGFIYVSQAVKNSVNPLYNPLNKPAITLYNFIIPERINELKKEKLNRKDLNIPENATVALFVGRLTENKNVESLLKAVKIINTKHQNFYLIIVGGGKLEKKLQNYARAQKLNNVIFTGFDPNPIKYMKISDIFVLPSKVEGFGIAHLEAMYCGLPAVISKNVPSAEIANQCSVITDTTPQSIANGILELIKDKKLRENFSKEAKKIAHQYTIQNYVLKLRDFYSSIKTS; from the coding sequence ATGAAAGTTCTCTTTTCCTGTGTATCTTTAGGAATAGGGGGAATAGAAAGGCTCGTTGTAGACTTGTATAAATTCTTAAAATCCAATCCTGATTATGGAATAACACCGGGAATATTAGTATTAAAGAGAAAATCAGGCTTTACTGAAGAAGTAGAAAATAACTCTGATGTATTTATTCTTTCAAACGAAGATAAAAAAATAAAAACTTCAAGCTTTTCTCTATATCCTAAGTTTAGAAGAATCGTTAAATCCTTTAAGCCAGACATCATTCACTTCAACGGATATCCCAGTGAATTTATAGGCAGCCTTTCTTCTTTTAATTTACCTATCAAAAGAATTTCACATATTCATAATTTTCACTTTATTGGAGGAAAGAAACGAATTTTTAAATATAAACTCCTCAATCCTTTTCTTCACGGATTTATATACGTATCACAAGCTGTTAAAAACTCTGTTAACCCGTTATACAATCCCCTAAATAAACCAGCAATAACGCTATACAATTTCATAATTCCTGAAAGAATAAACGAACTTAAAAAAGAGAAACTGAACAGAAAAGACCTTAATATTCCAGAAAATGCCACAGTAGCCTTATTTGTAGGAAGATTAACGGAAAATAAAAACGTAGAATCTCTGTTGAAAGCAGTAAAAATAATAAACACTAAACATCAAAACTTTTACTTAATCATAGTAGGAGGCGGAAAATTAGAGAAAAAACTACAGAATTATGCAAGAGCTCAAAAACTTAACAACGTTATCTTTACCGGATTTGACCCTAACCCGATAAAATATATGAAAATTAGCGATATTTTCGTTTTACCTTCTAAAGTAGAAGGATTTGGAATAGCGCACCTGGAAGCAATGTACTGTGGACTACCAGCAGTAATATCAAAAAACGTCCCATCTGCAGAAATAGCCAACCAGTGTTCAGTAATAACAGACACAACACCTCAATCTATAGCAAATGGCATCCTTGAACTGATAAAAGACAAAAAATTAAGAGAAAACTTTTCAAAGGAAGCAAAAAAAATAGCGCATCAGTACACAATCCAAAACTACGTACTTAAACTACGAGATTTCTATAGTAGTATCAAAACCTCTTAA
- a CDS encoding glycosyltransferase → MKRTLIVLDELWDSALTDLGIKVASVCSGEVACAVVKGSAAHRKCLEKGIKLYFIENPRKTLPFKPFLSLKKAVSSFKPDVVLTIRGDEMLFASLLKKSFKFRLYRLHGEAKGIKNNALNRYLHRKFVDGVILSSRKLLNEVVSEVRKVFIPGAVDTDKFNFSKEGKDRIRRELGIGDEILLGIIGRLDTVKGHDLFLKSLAALKKELPVKGLIIGEEKNVKLYDLKNLAKKLGIENDVTFITERVSSISDYMSACDVGVVSSKGSEMIARVPLEFMSCGTPVVATNVGVLPEVVNSKTGVCVEAFAESIAEGVRRLVRERMWESRDEIRKEVCFRFSLDALGRTVNDFLV, encoded by the coding sequence ATGAAAAGAACGCTAATCGTTCTTGACGAACTCTGGGACAGCGCCCTTACCGATTTAGGAATAAAAGTAGCTTCCGTTTGCAGCGGCGAGGTTGCCTGCGCAGTTGTAAAAGGCTCTGCTGCCCACCGAAAGTGTCTTGAAAAAGGCATTAAACTCTATTTCATTGAAAATCCCCGCAAAACCCTTCCCTTCAAGCCGTTTCTTTCACTTAAAAAAGCCGTTTCATCTTTTAAACCTGACGTTGTTCTCACCATACGCGGTGATGAGATGCTCTTTGCTTCCCTTTTGAAGAAAAGTTTTAAATTTCGCTTGTACAGGCTTCATGGAGAGGCTAAAGGCATAAAAAACAACGCTCTTAACAGATACCTACACCGCAAATTTGTTGATGGGGTTATTCTCTCTTCAAGAAAACTTCTAAACGAAGTTGTTTCTGAAGTAAGGAAAGTTTTTATCCCCGGTGCCGTTGACACGGACAAATTTAACTTTTCTAAAGAGGGAAAAGATAGAATCCGCAGGGAACTTGGCATTGGCGATGAGATACTTTTAGGAATTATCGGACGTTTAGACACTGTTAAAGGGCATGACCTATTTTTAAAATCCCTTGCTGCTTTAAAGAAAGAATTGCCCGTTAAAGGATTGATAATAGGCGAAGAAAAAAATGTAAAGCTGTACGATTTAAAGAATTTAGCTAAGAAATTAGGCATTGAAAATGACGTTACCTTTATAACAGAAAGAGTTTCTTCTATTAGCGATTACATGTCTGCCTGTGATGTTGGAGTTGTTTCTTCAAAAGGTTCAGAGATGATAGCGAGAGTTCCTTTAGAGTTTATGAGCTGCGGAACACCCGTTGTTGCGACTAACGTTGGAGTTCTGCCAGAAGTGGTAAACTCAAAAACAGGAGTTTGCGTGGAAGCTTTTGCCGAATCAATTGCAGAAGGCGTGAGAAGATTGGTTAGAGAAAGAATGTGGGAGAGTAGAGATGAAATTAGAAAAGAGGTTTGTTTTAGGTTTTCTCTTGACGCTCTTGGCAGGACTGTTAACGATTTTCTCGTTTAG
- the smpB gene encoding SsrA-binding protein SmpB, with protein sequence MAGKSPEIKNKKAYFDYEILEKYEAGIELKGTEVKSLREGKANIRDSFVRIENGEAFLFNSYIAPYSHGNLFNHEPTRKRKLLLHKREIKRLMGKVQEKGLTIVPLRIYFNKRGKAKVEIALVKGKRKYDKREAIKRRELEREAQKAMKFYR encoded by the coding sequence ATGGCAGGAAAATCCCCAGAAATAAAGAACAAAAAAGCTTACTTTGACTACGAGATTTTAGAAAAATATGAAGCAGGAATAGAACTAAAAGGAACAGAAGTAAAGTCTCTCAGGGAAGGAAAAGCAAACATAAGGGATTCTTTCGTCAGAATAGAAAACGGCGAGGCGTTCCTCTTTAACTCCTACATAGCTCCCTACTCCCACGGAAACCTTTTCAACCACGAGCCAACGAGGAAAAGAAAACTCTTACTCCACAAAAGAGAAATAAAAAGGCTGATGGGTAAGGTGCAGGAAAAAGGATTAACGATAGTCCCCTTGCGCATTTACTTTAACAAGAGAGGAAAGGCAAAGGTAGAAATCGCCCTGGTAAAAGGAAAAAGGAAATACGATAAGAGAGAAGCGATAAAGAGAAGAGAGTTGGAAAGGGAAGCCCAAAAGGCAATGAAGTTTTACCGCTAA
- the ispH gene encoding 4-hydroxy-3-methylbut-2-enyl diphosphate reductase — MEIVVAKSAGFCWGVKRAVKMAVESLKTSKSGKVFCLGELIHNRLEIERLKSMGMVFVEDFEKIPEGESIIIRSHGVAPSVIENLKKKKLKIVDATCPFVKDVHEKAMKLERENYPVLILGNPNHPEVKGIAGHVKNPLIASTLSEIEKLPSFSRLGVVCQTTLNINFFKEAISTLLLKVKDIKIYNTICNATYIRQKEAKELAKNVDVMLIVGGKNSSNTTKLYQISKTVNENSFHVESEEEIDKDWFKNAKKVGITAGASTPQWVIEKVVNYLLDIAEGGELSGRGIRKTVRREFQPA, encoded by the coding sequence GTGGAAATAGTAGTGGCTAAAAGCGCAGGCTTTTGCTGGGGCGTCAAGAGAGCTGTAAAGATGGCAGTAGAGTCTCTGAAAACGTCAAAATCTGGGAAAGTCTTCTGCTTGGGAGAACTTATACATAATAGATTGGAAATAGAAAGGCTTAAATCTATGGGAATGGTGTTTGTGGAGGATTTTGAAAAAATTCCTGAAGGTGAATCAATAATAATACGCTCTCACGGAGTTGCCCCTTCTGTGATAGAAAACTTGAAGAAGAAAAAACTCAAGATAGTTGACGCCACCTGCCCATTCGTTAAAGACGTTCACGAAAAAGCTATGAAACTTGAAAGAGAAAATTACCCAGTATTGATATTAGGAAATCCAAACCACCCTGAAGTAAAAGGTATAGCAGGTCACGTCAAAAATCCCCTCATCGCCTCCACCCTCTCCGAAATAGAAAAACTCCCCTCTTTTTCCAGATTAGGTGTGGTCTGCCAAACTACTCTCAACATAAACTTTTTCAAAGAGGCAATTTCCACACTTTTATTGAAAGTTAAAGATATAAAGATTTATAATACTATTTGTAACGCAACTTACATAAGACAGAAAGAGGCAAAAGAATTAGCCAAAAACGTTGACGTTATGCTGATAGTAGGAGGGAAAAACAGCTCAAATACTACAAAGCTGTACCAGATATCAAAAACGGTAAACGAAAACAGCTTTCACGTAGAGTCGGAGGAAGAAATAGATAAAGACTGGTTCAAAAACGCAAAGAAAGTTGGAATTACAGCTGGTGCCTCAACGCCCCAGTGGGTAATAGAAAAGGTAGTTAATTACCTTTTAGATATCGCAGAAGGGGGAGAGTTAAGTGGAAGGGGAATTCGCAAAACTGTTAGAAGAGAGTTTCAACCGGCTTAA
- a CDS encoding glycosyltransferase family 2 protein: protein MKLSVGIITKDSERKLGEVLESVKGIADEIVVLDSGSTDKTVEIAKSFGAKVFYREFDNFVNQKNHLLNLCSGEWILFIDDDEVVSKELANSIKRAVSSREYDGFYVNVLTNYLGRWIKHAWYPDWHLRLAKREKARWVGSGVHESLKVEGKVGYLKGDLLHYSYPSVSYHLKKIDLYTTLFAENAFKKGKRFSLVKLLFSPFGAFVRRYVLKGGFLDGFEGFVLSVMAFYYTFLKYLKLWEVEKNEKNANRS, encoded by the coding sequence TTGAAGCTTTCTGTCGGGATAATCACAAAAGATTCTGAAAGGAAGTTAGGAGAAGTTCTTGAAAGCGTGAAAGGTATAGCAGACGAAATTGTTGTTCTTGACAGCGGTTCAACAGATAAAACCGTAGAGATAGCAAAGTCTTTCGGCGCAAAAGTTTTCTACAGAGAATTTGACAATTTCGTAAATCAGAAAAACCACCTTCTAAACCTTTGCAGCGGTGAGTGGATTCTTTTTATAGATGACGATGAGGTAGTTTCAAAGGAACTTGCCAACTCTATAAAAAGAGCTGTTTCAAGCAGAGAGTATGACGGCTTTTACGTTAACGTTTTGACTAATTACTTGGGAAGATGGATAAAGCACGCCTGGTATCCTGACTGGCACCTAAGGTTAGCTAAAAGAGAAAAGGCGCGCTGGGTAGGAAGCGGAGTTCACGAAAGTTTGAAGGTTGAAGGAAAGGTGGGATATTTAAAAGGCGACCTGCTTCACTACTCTTATCCTTCTGTTTCCTACCACCTGAAAAAGATAGACCTTTACACTACTCTTTTTGCCGAAAACGCCTTTAAAAAAGGTAAGCGCTTTTCTCTGGTGAAGCTTCTTTTTTCCCCTTTTGGTGCTTTTGTTAGGCGGTATGTTTTGAAGGGGGGATTTTTGGACGGGTTTGAAGGGTTTGTTTTGAGCGTTATGGCTTTCTACTATACCTTTTTAAAGTATTTGAAGCTGTGGGAAGTGGAGAAAAATGAAAAGAACGCTAATCGTTCTTGA
- a CDS encoding polysaccharide deacetylase family protein yields MKDVVFFLHRVYPDGKKKRDDISLDSFVKALKLIKSRFKVVPLQALFEEKSKERRAAITFDDGYTDNFVYAYPVLKKMKIPAHLFLSSSRIRKSGVRKTLFDYWNGNASFSELCQPVSMYFAHEDFIKNGSSEEFLSWEELEKMKDVFSYGAHGVNHFSYPYSSEIKDFFSGEKVPWQLYLYHNPPFVGQPIFPTRSALDVKRFLPSKELLDFCKNFKKEGNWKESLRSEIEKRGINLGEFETEENARVRIRDEMLKSKRDIESNLGIKVNTFAWPFGHYSEFSKPIAAEVFDYVFTIKKGFITESSDPKELPRVSIGKDLFTLIGRLITFSTDLGFKVYRTFKRGKVL; encoded by the coding sequence ATGAAAGATGTCGTTTTCTTTCTGCATAGGGTTTATCCAGACGGAAAGAAGAAAAGAGACGATATTTCTCTTGATAGTTTTGTTAAGGCTTTGAAGCTAATAAAAAGCAGGTTTAAGGTTGTTCCGCTTCAGGCTCTTTTTGAAGAGAAGAGTAAGGAGAGAAGGGCAGCTATAACGTTTGACGATGGTTATACCGATAATTTTGTTTACGCGTATCCTGTTTTGAAGAAGATGAAAATCCCCGCCCACCTCTTCCTCTCATCCAGCAGAATTAGAAAAAGCGGCGTCAGAAAAACTCTTTTTGACTACTGGAACGGCAACGCTTCTTTTTCTGAACTCTGTCAGCCCGTCTCAATGTATTTTGCCCACGAGGACTTCATAAAGAACGGCAGTTCTGAGGAATTTCTATCCTGGGAAGAGTTAGAAAAAATGAAAGACGTTTTTTCCTACGGCGCACACGGCGTTAATCACTTTTCCTATCCTTATTCTTCAGAGATAAAGGATTTCTTCTCTGGAGAGAAGGTTCCCTGGCAGCTCTACCTTTACCACAACCCGCCCTTTGTCGGTCAGCCTATTTTTCCTACCCGCAGCGCTTTAGATGTTAAAAGGTTTCTTCCTTCTAAGGAACTGTTAGACTTTTGCAAGAATTTCAAAAAAGAGGGAAACTGGAAAGAGTCGCTGCGCTCGGAGATTGAAAAAAGGGGCATTAATCTGGGCGAGTTTGAAACGGAAGAAAACGCCAGAGTTAGAATTAGAGATGAAATGCTGAAAAGTAAAAGAGATATAGAAAGTAATTTAGGAATAAAAGTTAACACCTTTGCCTGGCCCTTCGGACACTATTCGGAATTCAGCAAGCCGATAGCTGCGGAGGTTTTTGACTATGTCTTCACGATAAAGAAAGGATTTATTACGGAAAGTAGCGACCCGAAAGAACTGCCGAGAGTTTCAATTGGAAAGGATTTATTTACCCTCATCGGAAGGCTTATTACTTTTTCCACCGATTTAGGTTTTAAGGTTTACAGAACTTTCAAGCGGGGTAAGGTGCTTTGA
- a CDS encoding 30S ribosomal protein S1: protein MEGEFAKLLEESFNRLKNEVITGTVVKVTDREAFIDFGWKSEGVVPIKELGYKPQIGEKIDVCVVEPETEEGYALLSVNCARSLKEWQQLADEIEKKGIVRGRIRQRVRGGYKVQIEEGITVFLPMSQVDIMPVTKPDDWLDREIEAKVLSVDRKRKSIVISRRKLLEEERAKKRKETIKKLKEGDIVEGTVKNIVDFGIFVDVDGVDGLVHKTDISWSGLKTPFDVAKIGDRIKVKIKKIEHDKERLVLSLKDVKEDPWEKIEELFKPGMEVEGTVAKEDKKGYWIELPGDVAGYIPATALPKGVKLKYHHRYKFIVDTIDKEKRRVVLKWQENPQK from the coding sequence GTGGAAGGGGAATTCGCAAAACTGTTAGAAGAGAGTTTCAACCGGCTTAAAAACGAGGTAATTACCGGAACGGTAGTAAAAGTAACAGACAGAGAAGCGTTCATAGACTTTGGCTGGAAATCGGAGGGGGTTGTTCCAATAAAAGAGTTAGGATACAAACCCCAAATTGGCGAGAAGATAGACGTCTGCGTTGTTGAACCAGAAACCGAAGAAGGTTACGCTCTACTCTCGGTAAACTGCGCCCGCTCACTGAAAGAGTGGCAACAGTTGGCAGATGAAATAGAAAAGAAAGGAATAGTAAGGGGAAGAATAAGACAAAGGGTAAGGGGCGGATATAAGGTTCAAATAGAAGAAGGCATAACCGTATTTCTGCCCATGTCACAGGTTGACATAATGCCTGTGACGAAACCTGACGACTGGCTTGATAGAGAAATAGAAGCTAAAGTTCTTTCGGTTGACAGAAAAAGAAAGAGCATCGTCATTTCAAGAAGAAAACTGTTAGAAGAGGAAAGGGCTAAAAAGAGAAAAGAAACGATAAAGAAATTAAAAGAAGGGGACATCGTAGAAGGAACTGTTAAAAATATCGTTGATTTTGGCATCTTCGTTGACGTTGACGGCGTTGATGGACTGGTTCACAAAACGGATATTTCTTGGTCTGGCTTAAAAACGCCCTTTGATGTGGCAAAGATAGGCGATAGAATAAAGGTGAAAATCAAGAAGATAGAACACGACAAAGAAAGGTTGGTTCTAAGTCTGAAAGACGTTAAGGAAGACCCCTGGGAAAAGATAGAAGAACTGTTCAAGCCGGGAATGGAAGTTGAAGGAACAGTAGCAAAAGAGGACAAAAAAGGCTACTGGATAGAACTACCTGGAGACGTTGCAGGATACATTCCTGCCACAGCACTACCAAAAGGTGTAAAGCTAAAATACCACCACAGGTATAAATTTATCGTGGACACGATAGATAAAGAAAAGAGGAGAGTAGTGCTGAAATGGCAGGAAAATCCCCAGAAATAA
- the ispE gene encoding 4-(cytidine 5'-diphospho)-2-C-methyl-D-erythritol kinase, with protein MQKENDIFHLKPLFSYNPLIMKLIIPSPAKINLSLWIKGKRKDGYHELITVMHTINLYDVLYFLPSDRLELHIEGNQTLPLGSSNLIIKACRLFREKTGINPKVKIKLEKNIPIGAGLGGGSSNAANTLKALNTLYGNPLSKEELFELAENLGSDVPFFIRGGLAIAWGRGEKLKFYSPANFKILLIYPYFSCSTAEVYQKLLQIKREISVEDAERLIISPLINGNFEELKENLVNDLEKSESDCVKKVLKIKEELKELGIEKSLMSGSGSCVFSIDTGDLNTDLLKNKHWWFKFLSAI; from the coding sequence ATGCAGAAAGAAAACGACATCTTTCATTTAAAACCCCTTTTCAGCTATAATCCCTTAATTATGAAACTGATAATACCATCACCAGCAAAGATTAATCTATCTCTCTGGATAAAAGGCAAAAGAAAAGACGGATATCACGAGCTTATCACCGTAATGCACACTATAAATCTATACGACGTCCTCTACTTTTTACCATCAGATAGATTAGAACTTCACATAGAAGGAAACCAAACTCTCCCTTTAGGAAGCAGCAACTTAATAATAAAAGCGTGCAGACTGTTCAGAGAAAAAACAGGCATAAACCCTAAAGTTAAAATAAAGTTAGAAAAAAATATACCCATAGGCGCCGGATTAGGTGGCGGAAGTTCAAACGCAGCTAACACCCTTAAAGCACTAAACACCCTATACGGCAATCCACTATCTAAAGAAGAATTGTTTGAGCTTGCAGAAAACTTAGGCAGTGACGTTCCGTTTTTTATAAGAGGTGGACTGGCAATAGCCTGGGGACGCGGTGAGAAACTAAAATTCTACTCCCCTGCTAACTTTAAAATACTACTAATATACCCCTATTTTTCCTGCTCAACTGCAGAAGTCTATCAGAAACTTCTCCAAATAAAGAGGGAAATATCCGTAGAAGACGCAGAAAGGCTAATAATCTCACCTCTAATAAACGGCAATTTTGAAGAATTAAAGGAAAATCTCGTGAACGACCTTGAAAAATCCGAAAGTGATTGTGTAAAAAAAGTTTTAAAAATCAAAGAAGAACTCAAAGAATTGGGAATAGAAAAGAGCTTAATGAGTGGAAGTGGTTCCTGCGTATTCTCCATAGATACAGGAGATTTAAACACAGACCTCTTGAAAAATAAGCATTGGTGGTTTAAATTTCTCTCTGCAATATAG
- a CDS encoding EAL domain-containing protein, translated as MQLFVKKVLEDERILRFVITLQEAFTAVVPYILLTYVIFFAYFLLDYFGIEIRLLSTLSDVLERFLPVAIAASISYFFAVRLKVSQIMAVFLSLAVLLTVWTVEATNQFILPKGATPGVLIVPFISTYFLKKLYPYLSLRLKEEDGNFHIYRLVNYLLVFVGAFAVSLILYLPLSFYINSVESFIRNGSWIEKVPSVLLLAFRDFVIQFFWFFGIHGSHIAFSIFGAEPFLKEIFPGLKAIEFHRMFVNVGGDGLGLPMAIAFLFALRDKPFRTIVRVSFPFTFFNINTLLIYSVIVLNRFFLIPFIFLPLFNLFAAYAFLSIFPVHFTNFTVVWTTPPFLDAYLKTGGNLGVVAFQVLLVCFDSVVYYRFAKKFSEQVFLLSSKKVLEKNLEIGEEIQSQEGILAYKAQREIILAQSRLNELVRSLNAETLRIFYQPKVDVREGSCSKFEALLRFRQGNRWVGPVFLCMIEQAGLAPIVDVWVCKQVKKDIETLEREGLNLEISVNLHPDTIRNKDAIRRVVSILEGKNVVFEIVERSFLYGSIAEENVKSLKDAGFKISIDDFGTGYSSFEIITKFDIDEIKLDKSLIDIVDTPRGLAVCKHVTKMCHDIGCDVVAEGVETRKQFMIVKRIGVDYVQGFFFSRAVPFEEMKELCLRGFDTTIEIS; from the coding sequence TTGCAGCTGTTTGTTAAAAAGGTTTTAGAAGATGAGAGGATTTTGAGGTTTGTTATAACTCTTCAGGAAGCTTTCACTGCAGTTGTTCCTTACATTTTGCTTACTTACGTGATATTCTTTGCTTATTTCCTTCTGGACTATTTCGGGATAGAAATTCGTCTGCTCAGTACTCTTTCTGACGTTTTGGAGAGGTTTCTACCTGTAGCTATAGCTGCTTCTATCAGCTACTTCTTTGCTGTTAGGCTTAAGGTTAGTCAGATAATGGCGGTTTTTCTCTCTCTTGCCGTTCTACTTACCGTTTGGACTGTTGAGGCTACTAACCAGTTTATACTTCCCAAAGGAGCTACTCCGGGAGTTTTGATAGTTCCGTTTATATCCACCTACTTCCTTAAAAAATTGTATCCTTATCTTTCCCTAAGATTGAAAGAAGAAGATGGAAATTTTCATATCTACAGACTTGTTAACTATTTGCTTGTTTTTGTTGGTGCATTTGCCGTTTCGCTGATTTTATATCTTCCTTTGAGCTTTTATATTAATTCGGTGGAAAGCTTTATCCGTAACGGGAGCTGGATAGAAAAGGTTCCTTCTGTTCTCCTGTTAGCCTTTAGGGATTTCGTAATCCAGTTTTTCTGGTTTTTTGGAATTCACGGTAGTCATATAGCTTTCTCTATTTTTGGAGCGGAGCCGTTTTTAAAAGAGATTTTTCCTGGTTTGAAGGCTATAGAGTTTCATAGGATGTTTGTAAATGTGGGAGGGGATGGTTTAGGGCTTCCTATGGCTATTGCTTTTTTATTTGCATTGAGGGATAAACCTTTTAGAACGATAGTTAGAGTTTCCTTCCCGTTTACGTTTTTTAACATAAATACGTTGCTTATTTACTCTGTTATCGTTTTAAATCGTTTCTTTTTGATTCCTTTTATTTTTCTTCCTCTTTTTAACCTTTTTGCTGCATATGCGTTTTTGTCCATTTTTCCTGTTCACTTTACCAATTTTACGGTTGTATGGACAACGCCGCCCTTTCTGGATGCATATCTGAAGACTGGTGGAAATTTAGGAGTGGTTGCTTTTCAGGTTTTGCTTGTTTGTTTTGATTCCGTTGTTTATTACCGTTTTGCTAAGAAGTTTTCAGAGCAAGTTTTTCTCCTTTCAAGCAAAAAGGTATTAGAGAAGAATCTTGAAATTGGGGAGGAGATTCAGTCTCAGGAAGGTATTTTAGCTTATAAGGCGCAGAGGGAAATTATTTTAGCCCAGTCAAGACTTAATGAGTTGGTTCGTTCTTTGAATGCGGAGACGTTGAGGATTTTTTACCAACCAAAAGTTGACGTTAGGGAAGGTAGTTGTAGTAAGTTTGAGGCGTTGTTAAGGTTTAGACAGGGAAATAGATGGGTAGGTCCGGTTTTTTTATGTATGATTGAGCAAGCTGGACTTGCTCCTATTGTAGATGTCTGGGTTTGTAAGCAAGTAAAGAAGGATATTGAAACCTTGGAAAGAGAAGGTTTGAACCTTGAAATTAGCGTTAATTTACATCCAGATACTATTAGGAACAAGGATGCCATAAGGAGAGTGGTTTCTATTTTAGAAGGAAAAAACGTTGTGTTTGAGATAGTTGAGAGAAGTTTTCTTTATGGTTCTATTGCTGAGGAAAACGTTAAAAGTCTTAAAGATGCAGGTTTTAAAATTTCCATAGATGATTTTGGAACAGGTTATTCCAGCTTTGAAATTATTACTAAGTTTGATATTGATGAGATAAAACTTGATAAATCGTTAATTGATATAGTGGATACTCCAAGGGGGTTAGCTGTTTGTAAACACGTTACTAAGATGTGTCATGATATTGGTTGTGATGTAGTGGCGGAAGGTGTAGAGACCAGGAAGCAGTTTATGATAGTTAAACGTATAGGTGTTGATTACGTTCAGGGATTCTTTTTCTCCAGAGCTGTTCCATTTGAGGAAATGAAGGAATTATGTTTAAGAGGTTTTGATACTACTATAGAAATCTCGTAG